From the Macaca nemestrina isolate mMacNem1 chromosome 7, mMacNem.hap1, whole genome shotgun sequence genome, one window contains:
- the LOC139355399 gene encoding golgin subfamily A member 6C-like isoform X10 → MWPQPCLPPHPAMLEETRERKLAAAKKKLKEYQQRSSPGVPARAKMKKKTTGSSSETTTSGGCHSPGDSRYQELEVALDSSSATINQLNENIESLKQQKEQVEHQLEEEKKANNDIHKAQTEQLETINILTLEKADLKTTLYHTKRAARHFEEESKDLAGRLQSSLQRIQELERALSAVCTQQWEEDRSSSRSEAVLQRQLRQTIKERALLNAHVTQVTESMKQVQLQRDEYAQHIKGERARWQERMRKMSVEARTLKEEKMRDTYRIQELERTLSELKHQIAEPSSSAPPAGPSEVEQLQDEAKHLRKEVESLVEKLQFQVENNQALSLLSKEQKERLQEQEERLRQQEERRLWEQNERLREQEEWTLQEQESLREQKERLRDQGERLRKQEERLRKQEGRLGKQEERLRKQEERLQKQEERLRKQEERLRKQEERLTLSQNHKLDKQLAEPQCSFEDLNNQDKSALQLEQRVKELQEKLSEEHLEAASQWNQQLEAHLSLMALPGEGDEGGHLDSEEEEAPRPMPHIPEDLECQEAMSSFMDLPKEKADRKEQVERLELGFIQLSGATEGMRDYISEYESQGAVPNTRHQEKEDVMGLAQNEEMKVKLLELQKLVLPLVCNHEGHDKLPPAAQNRGDEPAPGAPAPQELGAAEEQGDLCEVSLAHSVEPAAGEAREGPPLGNPTAEKIVQLLPVMQDTQEHPGLASKPCVPFFYRAAANREINIVII, encoded by the exons ATGTGGCCCcaaccctgcctccctccccaccccgcgATGTTAGAAGAAACTCGAGAGCGCAAATTGGCAGCAgccaagaaaaag CTAAAAGAATATCAGCAGAGGAGCAGCCCTGGTGTTCCGGCAAGAgcgaagatgaaaaagaaaactactggcAGTAGCTCTGAGACAACCACTTCTGGTGGTTGCCACTCACCTGGGGAT AGCCGGTACCAAGAACTGGAAGTAGCCCTGGACTCAAGCTCCGCAACAATCAATCAACTCAATGAAAACATAGAATCATTG AAACAACAGAAGGAACAAGTGGAACATCAGCTGGAAGAA gaaaagaaagcaaacaatgaCATACACAAAGCACAGACGGAGCAGCTAGAG ACAATCAACATCCTCACATTGGAAAAGGCAGACTTGAAGACCACCCTTTACCATACTAAACGTGCCGCCAGACACTTCGAAG AAGAGTCCAAGGATCTGGCCGGCCGCCTGCAATCCTCCTTACAGCGTATTCAAGAATTGGAGCGGGCTCTCTCTGCTGTGTGTACACAGCAGTGGGAAGAGGACAGG TCCTCGAGCCGCAGTGAAGCAGTCCTCCAGCGGCAGTTACGGCAGACCATAAAGGAGCGGGCGCTGCTGAACGCACACGTGACACAG GTGACAGAGTCAATGAAACAAGTCCAGCTGCAGAGAGACGAATATGCCCAACATATAAAAGGAGAGAGGGCCCGGTGGCAGGAGAGGATGCGGAAAATGTCGGTGGAG GCTCGCACGTTGAAGGAGGAGAAGATGCGTGACACATATCGGATACAGGAGCTGGAGAGGACCTTGTCCGAACTCAAACACCAGATAG CTGAGCCCTCATCCTCGGCGCCCCCAGCAGGGCCCTCTGAGGTGGAGCAGCTACAAGATGAGGCCAAACACCTGAGGAAGGAGGTGGAGAGTTTGGTGGAAAAACTGCAATTCCAGGTGGAAAACAACCAGGCCTTGAGTCTCCTGAGCAAGGAGCAAAAGGAGAGGCttcaggagcaggaggagaggctccggcagcaggaggagaggaggctgtGGGAGCAAAATGAGAGGCTTCGGGAGCAGGAGGAGTGGACGCTGCAGGAGCAGGAGAGTCTGCGTGAGCAAAAGGAGAGGCTTAGGGATCAGGGTGAGAGGCTGCGAAAGCAGGAAGAGAGACTGCGAAAGCAGGAAGGGAGACTgggaaagcaggaagagagactgcgaaagcaggaggagaggcttcaaaagcaggaagagaggCTGCGAAAGCAGGAGGAGAGGCTACGAAAGCAGGAGGAGAGGCTCACGCTTTCCCAGAACCACAAGCTCGACAAGCAGCTGGCCGAGCCACAGTGCAGCTTCGAGGATCTG AACAACCAGGACAAGAGCGCTCTGCAGTTGGAGCAGCGAGTAAAGGAGCTGCAGGAGAAGCTGAGTGAG GAGCACCTAGAAGCTGCCAGCCAGTGGAACCAACAGCTAGAGGCCCACTTGAGCCTCATGGCTCTCCCTGGAGAAG GAGATGAAGGAGGACATCTAGACAGCGAGGAGGAGGAGGCACCTCGGCCCATGCCACACATCCCAGAGGACCTGGAGTGCCAGGAGGCCATG AGCAGCTTTATGGACCTCCCAAAGGAGAAGGCGGACAGGAAGGAGCAGGTGGAAAGACTAGAGCTTGGATTCATCCAGCTCTCTGGAGCGACAGAGGGCATGA GAGACTACATCAGCGAATATGAGAGCCAGGGGGCAGTGCCAAACACTCGGCACCAGGAGAAGGAGGACGTCATGGGTCTGGCTCAGAACGAGGAGATGAAG GTGAAGCTGCTGGAGCTGCAGAAGCTGGTGTTGCCGCTCGTGTGCAACCACGAGGGGCATGACAAATTGCCCCCCGCTGCCCAGAACCGTGGTGATGAGCCCGCTCCAGGGGCCCCAGCCCCCCAGGAGCTTGGGGCTGCGGAGGAGCAGGGTG ATCTTTGTGAGGTGAGCCTGGCCCACAGCGTGGAGCCTGCAGcgggagaggccagggagggtCCTCCCCTTGGCAACCCCACCGCAGAGAAGATCGTGCAGCTGCTTCCTGTAATGCAGGACACCCAGGAGCACCCAGGCTTGGCCAGCAAACCCTGCGTCCCTTTCTTTTACCGGGCGGCGGCGAACAGGGAGATCAACATCGTCATCATCTGA
- the LOC139355399 gene encoding golgin subfamily A member 6C-like isoform X9, translating into MLAPGPPFPTTHPPTPEVQRNLVPAAVNPDVMIFLPTLFDVSELAAVFGQTCKSGPWGCRRKEAPGCESSRWTLALSGSEFLGKSVVLELWIHSSALRHCLWKPWDKLKEYQQRSSPGVPARAKMKKKTTGSSSETTTSGGCHSPGDSRYQELEVALDSSSATINQLNENIESLKQQKEQVEHQLEEEKKANNDIHKAQTEQLETINILTLEKADLKTTLYHTKRAARHFEEESKDLAGRLQSSLQRIQELERALSAVCTQQWEEDRSSSRSEAVLQRQLRQTIKERALLNAHVTQVTESMKQVQLQRDEYAQHIKGERARWQERMRKMSVEARTLKEEKMRDTYRIQELERTLSELKHQIAEPSSSAPPAGPSEVEQLQDEAKHLRKEVESLVEKLQFQVENNQALSLLSKEQKERLQEQEERLRQQEERRLWEQNERLREQEEWTLQEQESLREQKERLRDQGERLRKQEERLRKQEGRLGKQEERLRKQEERLQKQEERLRKQEERLRKQEERLTLSQNHKLDKQLAEPQCSFEDLNNQDKSALQLEQRVKELQEKLSEVKEMEHLEAASQWNQQLEAHLSLMALPGEGDEGGHLDSEEEEAPRPMPHIPEDLECQEAMETTSANMRARGQCQTLGTRRRRTSWVWLRTRR; encoded by the exons ATGCTAGCCCCAGGGCCTCCCTTCCCTACTACTcatcccccaaccccag AAGTGCAAAGGAACCTGGTGCCAGCCGCAGTCAACCCCGATGTGATGATCTTTCTGCCCACCCTCTTTGATGTCTCGGAGCTGGCCGCTGTCTTTGGCCAG ACCTGCAAGTCCGGTCCTTGGGGGTGTAGGAGGAAAGAAGCCCCTGGCTGTGAGTCCTCGAGATGGACCCTGGCCCTCTCTGGTTCTGAGTTCCTGGGAAAGTCAGTGGTGTTGGAACTCTGGATTCATTCCTCAGCGTTGAGGCACTGTCTGTGGAAACCGTGGGACAAG CTAAAAGAATATCAGCAGAGGAGCAGCCCTGGTGTTCCGGCAAGAgcgaagatgaaaaagaaaactactggcAGTAGCTCTGAGACAACCACTTCTGGTGGTTGCCACTCACCTGGGGAT AGCCGGTACCAAGAACTGGAAGTAGCCCTGGACTCAAGCTCCGCAACAATCAATCAACTCAATGAAAACATAGAATCATTG AAACAACAGAAGGAACAAGTGGAACATCAGCTGGAAGAA gaaaagaaagcaaacaatgaCATACACAAAGCACAGACGGAGCAGCTAGAG ACAATCAACATCCTCACATTGGAAAAGGCAGACTTGAAGACCACCCTTTACCATACTAAACGTGCCGCCAGACACTTCGAAG AAGAGTCCAAGGATCTGGCCGGCCGCCTGCAATCCTCCTTACAGCGTATTCAAGAATTGGAGCGGGCTCTCTCTGCTGTGTGTACACAGCAGTGGGAAGAGGACAGG TCCTCGAGCCGCAGTGAAGCAGTCCTCCAGCGGCAGTTACGGCAGACCATAAAGGAGCGGGCGCTGCTGAACGCACACGTGACACAG GTGACAGAGTCAATGAAACAAGTCCAGCTGCAGAGAGACGAATATGCCCAACATATAAAAGGAGAGAGGGCCCGGTGGCAGGAGAGGATGCGGAAAATGTCGGTGGAG GCTCGCACGTTGAAGGAGGAGAAGATGCGTGACACATATCGGATACAGGAGCTGGAGAGGACCTTGTCCGAACTCAAACACCAGATAG CTGAGCCCTCATCCTCGGCGCCCCCAGCAGGGCCCTCTGAGGTGGAGCAGCTACAAGATGAGGCCAAACACCTGAGGAAGGAGGTGGAGAGTTTGGTGGAAAAACTGCAATTCCAGGTGGAAAACAACCAGGCCTTGAGTCTCCTGAGCAAGGAGCAAAAGGAGAGGCttcaggagcaggaggagaggctccggcagcaggaggagaggaggctgtGGGAGCAAAATGAGAGGCTTCGGGAGCAGGAGGAGTGGACGCTGCAGGAGCAGGAGAGTCTGCGTGAGCAAAAGGAGAGGCTTAGGGATCAGGGTGAGAGGCTGCGAAAGCAGGAAGAGAGACTGCGAAAGCAGGAAGGGAGACTgggaaagcaggaagagagactgcgaaagcaggaggagaggcttcaaaagcaggaagagaggCTGCGAAAGCAGGAGGAGAGGCTACGAAAGCAGGAGGAGAGGCTCACGCTTTCCCAGAACCACAAGCTCGACAAGCAGCTGGCCGAGCCACAGTGCAGCTTCGAGGATCTG AACAACCAGGACAAGAGCGCTCTGCAGTTGGAGCAGCGAGTAAAGGAGCTGCAGGAGAAGCTGAGTGAGGTGAAGGAGATG GAGCACCTAGAAGCTGCCAGCCAGTGGAACCAACAGCTAGAGGCCCACTTGAGCCTCATGGCTCTCCCTGGAGAAG GAGATGAAGGAGGACATCTAGACAGCGAGGAGGAGGAGGCACCTCGGCCCATGCCACACATCCCAGAGGACCTGGAGTGCCAGGAGGCCATG GAGACTACATCAGCGAATATGAGAGCCAGGGGGCAGTGCCAAACACTCGGCACCAGGAGAAGGAGGACGTCATGGGTCTGGCTCAGAACGAGGAGATGA